Within the Novosphingobium pentaromativorans US6-1 genome, the region TGTATCCGAAGCATTTCCCGATCTTCCCGTTATGGTCTATGCCAACGCGCGCGCATTCCGTTTTTCGTTTCCGACGGAATTCTGGGCGGCTGTTGCCCGCAATGCTCCAAGCGTTGTCAGCGCCAAGTCGTCGCACGCTCGCGATCTGGCGCGCAACATTGCCGAAACGGGCGGACGCATCCACTTCATGCCCAGCGACATGGTTGCAAACCAGTTCTTCGAAATTTCTCCGGAGACGACGACTTCGTGCTGGGCCACCGCTGCCGCCATGGGGCCGGAACCCGCCAAGGCGCTAATTGACGCAATTAACCGCAACGATACATCCGAGGCTAACCGCTTGGGTGAAAGAATCGCTTGGGCCAACCAACCGATACAGCCGATACTGGCCGATCAGGAAGGCTTTGCGTCCTACAACATCCAGGTTGAAAAAACGCGCATCGCCGAGGCCAACTACTGTATCCCGGGTCCGGTGCGGCCGCCGTATAATCATTTTCCCGAGAACTATGCCGAACTCTCAAGAGATTGCGGTCGTCGATGGGTGGAACTGCGCCGGGAGCTTTCAGTCAACTTGGCGAACTGATGTCTAAAAGCAGAGGAAGCAATAATGGATGCAGAAGATATTGTTACAAATCCCGTCATTCGAGCCGAATTGGAAGCTTTGATTGCTGAGCATGCCTATCGTGTTGATTTCTGCTGCTCTGAAAACCTTGCTGAACTCTATACTGAAGATGGGCGATTTGTTCTTCCTTCCGGTACAGAGTATGTCGGACGGGAAGGCGTGAATGCATACGGTCGGTTGAGCGCTGGCAAGTCCGATCGCCGCGTGCGACATGTGTTCACCAACTTCCGTTTCGTGATGGACGGCCCCGATCAGATCCTTGGCGTCAGCTTCGTCACGCTCTACCGCACACAGCACCGGGACACAGCTCCGCCAGAGGCAGTGGCGCTGGCCGATGCCAAGGACATCTATAGGCGCTGCCCCGATGGCCGGTGGCGCATTTACGAACGGCGCATCGAGGTCGTGTTTGAAACCGACGAGCACAGGCAAGGCTGATACGATCAGCCTACCGTAGTACCCGTCCCATGGGGAGTTGAGAGATGCCGGTAAAAGATTATTCTGATGTTGCGCTTGGTGATTTGATTTCGCTCGCTGGCCGGACGGCCGTGATTACGGGCGGTGCCGCAGGCATTGGCAAGTCGATTGCTCGCCGACTGGCCGAAGCTGGTGCAGCCGTCATGATTGGCGATCTCGACGAAGGCAAGGCGCAATCTGTGGCCGCGAACCTTGCCGAAACGAGTGTGCCTCATGCAGGCGTCAAAGTCGATGTGCGCGACCATGCCTCGATTGCGGCGCTGGGCGACTTTGCGATTGCCAGGACCGGTCGATTGGACATCTGGATCAACAACGCAGGTATTTTTCCTGCGGGCAAGGCGCTCGAATTGCCTGATGATGACTGGAGCCGGGTTCTGGATATCAATCTGCGCGGCACATTCTTCGGGGGTCGCGAGGCGGCGCTGCGGATGCAGGGGCAAGGCGTCATTGTCAATCTTGCCTCCACGAACAGCTTCAACACGGGTGTGAGTGCTATCCACTATGTCGCTTCCAAACATGGAGTGGTTGGTGTGACCAAGAGCCTGGCCGTCGAATTGGCTGGAAAGGGCATCAGGGTTCTTGCTGTCCGCTCCGACAATGACCACGTCTGACGGCGTAATGCAGATGCGCAAGCTCGGTCCAGAAGTCGCCGAAGGTTTGGACAACTTTGCCCATTCGCTTCCGCTCGGTCGCGCAGGCGTACCGGATGACGTCGCGCGAGTAGTGCTGTTTCTGGTTTCCGACCTTGCCGCCTTTATGACCGGGGCGGTCGTGCTGGTTGATGGCGGGGAATTAGCAAAATAAGCGATACGTGACCGCTGGATGTCCGGGTAATATTCCTCAACGGGAGCAGGAGTAAGATGCACATGAAGAATTTAGCAATCCAAGCAGCTGACGGCGGCAGGTTCAACGCTTATGTCGCCTTGCCGCCTGATCAGACCGGCCCAGGACTGGTCCTTCTGCATGAAGCCTTTGGCGTAACATCACATATGCGGCGAATGGCCGATAGGTTTGCCGAGGACGGCTATGTCGTCCTCGTTCCGGATCTGTACTGGCGAATTCAGCCTGGCGTCGAATTGAGCGACGCCGAGTTTGATCGCGCAATGGAGTTATATCAGAAATTCGATGCTGATCTTGCGATAAAGGACATCGAAGCAACCATTGGCACCATGCGGAAGATGTCACAGCATGTCGGTGGGGTCGGCGTGGTCGGTTTCTGTCTTGGCGGGACACTGGCCGCACTGACTGCGGCGAGAACGGATATCGATTGTGCGGTCAGCTATTACGGCGTGGGTATTGCCAATCATCTGGACGAAATGGAAAAGGTGAAAATCCCGATCAGCTTCCACTATGGGACCGAAGACGAGCATTGCCAGCCTGAATTCGAGGCGATGCAAGCCTTTGTCGATGGGCACCGGGGCAACATGTCTCTTCGAATGTATCCAAATGTGGGGCATGGCTTCGCTAATGATGATCGGGCGTTTTACGATCCGGGTGCCGCAGAATTGGCGTTTACAAGAGCGTTAACGACCATTCGTTCGGCGATTGGTCCGAAATTCGATATCGAGGGCATCTGGGAGACCCATCTTTATCATGAGTTCGTGACCAAGGATGCGGCTGAGACTCTCAAGACCATGGTCGACAATCCCTACGTCAACATCGCTCCCACTCTTACGGGGGGTGTTGGTCACGATATGCTTTTGAGATTCTACAAGTACCACTTTGTTGATGTTCATCCCGAAGATACGAGGATGATATCGATTTCCAGGACCGTGGGCGTAAACCGTGTCGTCGATGAGATGATCATGTGTTTTACCCATGACCGGGAGATACCTTATCTTCTTCCTGGTATTGAACCGACCGGTAGATACATGAAGGTTCCCATGGTTGCTATAGTCTCCTTCAAGGGGGGCAAGGTATACAATGAACATATTTATTGGGACCAGGCATCGGTTCTTGTTCAGGCCGGCTTGCTTGAGAAGAATGGTCTTCCAATCATGGGCTCGGAAATTGCCGACAAGCTTCTCGACAAGAACATCAGGCCTAACGATTTGATGATGGATATCTGGGCAACAAGTGAAGGAAAGCCGATATGATTGTGCTGAGGTTTACTATTATGAATCTATTTGAGTGTGATTACCTTGGATCCCATGATCTGACATCATGGGGCATTGGGTAGAGCCGTTGCGTCAGTTTCGGTGAGGCAGCGGCAGCTTGATCGTTTTTTTATTCAATCCGGCACGGGATATCGAGCTCAATTTGGTAGGCGCAAGGTTTCCAGTCAATCAAGCTTGGTATTACTTTTTGATTTTTTTGCCAATTGAAGTGCTGCATTAATGGAGTGTCTGAAAATGAGTTCAATCGCGCCCCGCCCCCGCGTGACAGGCATCCACAGCATAGCGCTGCGGGTACCTTGTTATGCCGAGGCCATTGCGTTCTATCGTGATGTCTGGCTGCTGGAGGATATGGGGGAACGGGATGATTCTCACGCCTTCCGGACGGCTTGCGCCGATCACGATAACCTCCTCCTGAGCAGCGGCGAACCGGGGATCGTAAATATTAGCCTCACTGTCGCTACTCGTGAAGATCTTCTGAGCCTTGAGCGCAAGATCGAAACGTCTAGCCACGTAGTGTATGCTTTGAGCGAAGCTGATTTGGCACCAGGCGAGGCGTACGGGCTTGTAACTACCGATCCCGATGGCCGGCAGATCCGACTTGTCGTGCCGACGCGTCCTGATCGGCCCTGCGAGGCAGTTGCCGACAGTCTGGCTCCGCAGAACATTGGGCATGTCGTGCTGTGGACTCCGGACTCATCAGTTTCTGAGGCATTCTATGGCTTGCTTGGTTTTTCAGTGACCGACAGGACGCATTTGGGGATGTCCTT harbors:
- a CDS encoding dihydrodipicolinate synthase family protein, with product MQASDFKGLYAIIPTPAVPGSDALSAKNTIALDETERLVNNLIRDGADGLIILGTTGECATLSAADFRAFVDCVCRTVDKRIPLVVGATALGGHEVFDRLSFLKAQGADATMLGLPMWQPCTLDMAVGFYSDVSEAFPDLPVMVYANARAFRFSFPTEFWAAVARNAPSVVSAKSSHARDLARNIAETGGRIHFMPSDMVANQFFEISPETTTSCWATAAAMGPEPAKALIDAINRNDTSEANRLGERIAWANQPIQPILADQEGFASYNIQVEKTRIAEANYCIPGPVRPPYNHFPENYAELSRDCGRRWVELRRELSVNLAN
- a CDS encoding nuclear transport factor 2 family protein encodes the protein MDAEDIVTNPVIRAELEALIAEHAYRVDFCCSENLAELYTEDGRFVLPSGTEYVGREGVNAYGRLSAGKSDRRVRHVFTNFRFVMDGPDQILGVSFVTLYRTQHRDTAPPEAVALADAKDIYRRCPDGRWRIYERRIEVVFETDEHRQG
- a CDS encoding SDR family NAD(P)-dependent oxidoreductase yields the protein MPVKDYSDVALGDLISLAGRTAVITGGAAGIGKSIARRLAEAGAAVMIGDLDEGKAQSVAANLAETSVPHAGVKVDVRDHASIAALGDFAIARTGRLDIWINNAGIFPAGKALELPDDDWSRVLDINLRGTFFGGREAALRMQGQGVIVNLASTNSFNTGVSAIHYVASKHGVVGVTKSLAVELAGKGIRVLAVRSDNDHV
- a CDS encoding SDR family oxidoreductase; protein product: MTTSDGVMQMRKLGPEVAEGLDNFAHSLPLGRAGVPDDVARVVLFLVSDLAAFMTGAVVLVDGGELAK
- a CDS encoding dienelactone hydrolase family protein, which encodes MKNLAIQAADGGRFNAYVALPPDQTGPGLVLLHEAFGVTSHMRRMADRFAEDGYVVLVPDLYWRIQPGVELSDAEFDRAMELYQKFDADLAIKDIEATIGTMRKMSQHVGGVGVVGFCLGGTLAALTAARTDIDCAVSYYGVGIANHLDEMEKVKIPISFHYGTEDEHCQPEFEAMQAFVDGHRGNMSLRMYPNVGHGFANDDRAFYDPGAAELAFTRALTTIRSAIGPKFDIEGIWETHLYHEFVTKDAAETLKTMVDNPYVNIAPTLTGGVGHDMLLRFYKYHFVDVHPEDTRMISISRTVGVNRVVDEMIMCFTHDREIPYLLPGIEPTGRYMKVPMVAIVSFKGGKVYNEHIYWDQASVLVQAGLLEKNGLPIMGSEIADKLLDKNIRPNDLMMDIWATSEGKPI
- a CDS encoding VOC family protein; translated protein: MSSIAPRPRVTGIHSIALRVPCYAEAIAFYRDVWLLEDMGERDDSHAFRTACADHDNLLLSSGEPGIVNISLTVATREDLLSLERKIETSSHVVYALSEADLAPGEAYGLVTTDPDGRQIRLVVPTRPDRPCEAVADSLAPQNIGHVVLWTPDSSVSEAFYGLLGFSVTDRTHLGMSFLKCGNEDHHSLALVGSKTGRAGLQHLAFDVGSIDNVMRNFARLRDLGVSISWGVGRHGPGNNVFSYYQDPAGNFVEYYGDMQKFPVDEDLETRFWGAEHKGDVWGVAGAPPDAFRQ